A region of the Oncorhynchus clarkii lewisi isolate Uvic-CL-2024 chromosome 4, UVic_Ocla_1.0, whole genome shotgun sequence genome:
tgcttgttctgtgcgtgatttcctgcaagacagtaaTGTCAATGTTCTACCATGGCCAGTGAATAGCCCGGatttcaatcccattgagcacatctgggacctgttgaatcggaggatgagggttagggccattcccccccagaaatgtccgggaactagcaggtgccttggtggaagagtggggtaacatctcacagcaataactggcaaatctggtgcagtccctgaggaggagatgcactgcagtacttaatgcagctggtggccacacaagactgttgcttttgattttgaccccccccccccccccccccttgttcagggacacatgattcaatttctgttagtcacatgtctgtggaacttgttcagtttatgtctcagttgttgaatgttatgttcataaaaatatttacacatgttaagtttgctgaaaataaacgcagttgacagtgagaggtgtttctttttttgctgagtttacatttacctttgacagcaattacagctgtgagtcttcttgggtaagtctctaagagctttgcacacctggattgtgcaatagtTGCCTTTTTATACAACGGTTGGGTCTattcctgaatgctgattggttaaaacttcattccagccggtgtctattccacaagttaaaTTTATGATGTAAAAATACCTATTTACTCTggtccatctgactgcgcaatccactgtctcatcagcccagcaaGGCAATTTAAGAACTCAATCTCCACtctaaaaagcatctagacattatctcacatttcttttcgactaacatttagttttcaacagcggagatttgtataaaccttattGTTTCAATTATCAAATTTAATCAACAGCTGTcacatagtaatgaacgtgtcgggatgagacaggcaggcagtttTTATCAACCTGTCTAAGTCATGAATCAGCATAATTTTAATGGAacagggccttcggaaagtattcagaccctttgactttttccacattttgttaggttacagctttattgtttaaattattattttccctcatcaatctacacactacaccataatgacaaagcaaaaactggtttttagacatttttgctaatttaaaaatgatatttcatttttttattcaagtattctgaccctttactcagtactttgttgaagcacatttggcagcgattacatcctcgagtcttcttgCGTATGATGCTAAAAGTTGGCTcatctgtatttgtggagtttctcccattctctgcagatcctctcaagctctgtcaggttggatggggagcgttgctgcacagctattttcaggtctctccagagatgttcatttGGGTTCAAGGCCGGGCTCTGtctggcccactcaaggacattcagagacttgtcctgaagccactcctgtgttgtcctgttggaagatgaaccttcatacccaatctgaggtcctgagcgatctggagcaggttttcatcaaggatctctttgtactttgctccgttcatctttgcctcgatcctggctagtcacccagtccctgctgctgaaaaacatccccacaacatgatgctgctgccaccaccatgcttcaccgtagggatggtgccaggattcctccagacgtgactcttggcattcaggccaaagagttcaatcttggtttcatcagactagagaatcttgtttcaaaTGGTCTGAGATTGTTTAGGTtgcttttgacaaactccaagttgGCTGTCGTGACTTtcactgaagagtggcttccatctggtcactctaccttaaaggcctgattggtggagtgctgcagagatggttgttcttctggaaggttctctcatctccacagaggatctctggagctcttgGTCAcgtccttgaccaaggcccttctcccccgattgccgggcggccagctgtaggaagagtcttggtggttccaaacttcttccatttaagaaatatatatgccactgtgttcttgcagACCTTCAATGGTCAGAATTATTTTGGTAcacttccacagatctgtgccccgacacaatcctgtttcttGAGCTCTACGGCCAATTCCTTtgtcctcatggcttggtttttgaactgtgggaccttatatagacaggtgtgtgcctttccaaataatgttaaatcaatagaatttaccacaggtggactccaatcaagttttgaaaacatctcaaggatgatcaatggaaacaggatgcaccggagttcaatttcgaggctcatagcaaagggtctgaatatttatgcaaataaggtgtttctgattttattttttatatatttctaTAAATGTCTAATAAACGGTTTATGCTTTGTGTGTACATTGCTCAGGAtctttttatttaatccattttggaacaaggctgtaatgtaacaaaatgtggaaaaagtcaaggggtctgaatactttccgaaggcactgtatatacaaaacaATATCAATAGAAAATAGGTAAAACAAAGTAAATCATTATCATATTAAAGTTCCAGAGTGGGATCTCTGCTACTTTTAGAGTTAGGATCCAATTTGTAAGTATTACCAACTGAGTGAATGTGaaatggattcaaaatggtcgcccTCTGCTGATCATTTGTAGGATGTGCTATAATACAACTGAAATGAGGGATGTGATTGGTTACATTGCCTACGATGCCAATTTCTTTGTATAACATGGGCCATAACTTCTAAGAGTAACTttaattaaaaatattttttctcaTTGAAATCAAATGTTTAAGGCTTAGTTATAGTGAAAGATGTAAATTCTGGTGTACATTTTGACCACAAAGTGATAGATTTACTagaaaaataccaaaatataacttttttttgcCTCTAGCAGTTCAACTCTACCATTGAAATCATGATGTAGTCATCTCAAGGGAGAGGTTCGGTATGAAATACACTCCCTTCTTGATGTGCTGGGTGGTACCACCTCAGGGCTTACGATAAAAGCAGGTGACAGTGTGCCTTATTCGGCAATGGTCTTGGTAAGTGGAGTGCTGGAAtcctgctgttttttttttaccacgcTGCTTGATGAACCTAACCTTTCGTccacaaagcaaaaacaataacaaaggtaCTGGGGTAGACAGTGCCGTTTGTTCCCCCCATCTTCAATTCACTGTTTAATTAATATGTCTGTTTTCTGTTGCAGTGATGTTTACTCTCACAGAGGTAGCCGCCCTGAATGACATCCAGCCGACCTATCGGATCCTGAAACCATGGTGGGACGTATTTATGGACTACCTGGGCGTCGTCATGCTGATGCTGGCCATATTTTCTGGAACCATGCAATTAACCAAAGACCAGGTGGTTTGCCTTCCCGTTCTGGAACCAACTCCAGAGGACCCCAGCACCTTCACGACACCGCAGCCAGAGGAGGGGtttgggtcagggtcagggaacGGAGGAAGCAGGGTGACTCTAGCCGCAGCGCCCCTAATGATTAATGATCTACCGGATAGTGTCATCCACTTCACACAGTTTGGTGGTGTTGGACAGCAGCCTCCGCCAACAGGCGTCAGGACAAACCTGGACTTTCAGCAGTATGTTTTTGTCAATCAGATGTGCTACCACGTTGCCCTGCCGTGGTACTCAAAATACTTCCCATACCTTGCTCTCATACACACCATCGTCCTCATGGTCAGCAGTAACTTTTGGTTCAAATATCCAAAGACTAGTTCAAAAATAGAGCATTTTGTGGGGATTCTGGGGAAGTGTTTTGAGTCTCCTTGGACGACCAAGGCATTGTCCGAGACTGCATGTGAGGACTCGGAGGAGAATAAGCAAAGGCTCACTGGTGCCCATTCCCTACCAAAACATTTCTCAACCAGCAGTGAAGAGGGAAGTCCTAACCAGTCCACCCCGATGCTGGCTAAATCTGGGGTCAAGTTTACTGCTGATAAGCCTGTTATTGAAGTGCCATGCATGACCATACTGGACAAGAAAGATGGAGAGCAGGCCAAGGCCTTGTTTGAAAAGGTTAGGAAGTTCCGTGCCCACGTGGAAGACAGTGATTTGATCTACAAGCTCTATGTTGCTCAAACTGTGATCAAAACCGTGAAGTTCATTTTGATCTTGTGTTACACAATGACATTTGTTGCTTCAATTGACTTTGACCATGTGTGTGAGCCTGACATAAAACATTTAACCGGATACTCTAAATTCCAATGCACACATAACATGGCATTCATGTTAAGGAAGCTGCTTGTCAGCTATATTTCCCTCGTCTGTATATATGGTCTAATCTGTATATACACTCTCTTCTGGCTGTTTCGACGACCTCTCAAGGAGTACTCTTTCGAgaaagtcagagaggagagtagtTTCAGTGACATTCCTGACGTGAAGAACGACTTTGCGTTTCTCTTGCACATGGTCGATCAGTATGACCAGCTGTACTCGAAGCGTTTTGGCGTCTTCCTCTCTGAAGTCAGCGAGAATAAACTGCGAGAGATCAGCTTGAATCACGAGTGGACCTTTGAGAAACTGAGACAGCATGTAACCCGCAACGCTCAGGACAAACTGGAGCTCCATCTCTTCATGCTGTCAGGTCTGCCAGATGCTGTCTTCGATCTGACGGATTTGGAGATCCTAAAGCTGGAGCTGATCCCAGAGGCCAGGATAACAGCCAAAATCTCCCAGATGATCAACCTTCAGGAGCTTCACTTTTATCACTGCCCTGCCAAAGTTGAGCAGACCGCGTTCAGTTTCCTTCGTGACCACCTCCGGTGCCTTCATGTCAAGTTTACAGACGTAGCTGAGATCCCCACCTGGGTGTACCTGTTGAAAAGTCTGAGGGAGCTATACTTGGTCGGGAATCTGAATTCTGAAAACAACAAGATGATTGGTTTAGAATCTCTCAGAGACCTGAGACATCTGAAGATTCTGCATCTAAAAAGCAACTTGACGAAGGTCCCAACCAACATAACAGATCTCTCTCCACACCTGATCAAGCTGGTTGTACATAATGACGGTACTAAACTCCTGGTACTGAACAGTTTGAAAAAAATGATGAACCTAGCTGAACTGGAGCTTCACAATTGTGAACTGGAGAGGATTCCCCATGCTATTTTCAGTTTGACCAACCTGCAAGAGCTGGACCTGAAATCCAACAACATTCGCACCATTGAGGAGGTCATCAGCTTCCAGCACCTCAATAGGCTGATCTGCCTTAAACTGTGGCACAATAAAATCATCACCATTCCATTGTCCATAAGCCACATCAAAAACCTTGAGTCCCTCTACCTTTCGCACAACAAACTTGAATCTCTGCCCGTACCTTTGTTTAACCTGCTGAAGCTGAGGTATCTGGACGTTAGCCACAACTCCATAGTGGTGATCCCTCTGGAGATCGGCTTCATGCAGAACCTCCAGCACTTTGCCATTACAGGAAACAAGGTGGAGGTGGTACCCAAGCAGCTGTTCAAGTGCACCAAATTGAAGACACTATGTCTGGGACACAACTGTATCTCTGTCCTTCCAGAGAAGATAAGCAATCTGGTGCAGCTAACAAACCTGGAGCTTAAGGGAAACTGTCTGGACCGCCTGCCAGCCCAGCTTGGCCAGTGTCATCTCCTCCGCAGGAACTGCCTGGTGGTGGAGGACCACCTCTTTGACTCACTCCCCCTAGACGTCAAGGAGAGTATCAATCAGGAAGCCAACGTTCCCTTTGCTAATGGGGTGTGAGTGTGGAAGGACAGTCACTTTACCCATACAGGAAGGAGATTACAAAAATGTGGCAATAACTGTCCATACACAGCCAGCTAGTCAACTCTTTTAATTACAGCATGTGAACTGGAATAAAGGTTTTTGCTCAGGGCTGACTCGTCGAACAGATGATGTTTAAACTTATAGAAAATGGCACTGTGCTAACTAGTCAGGTGAGTTGATTCCAGGTACTGTGGAAAATGCTAGAATGATGGTCTAGATCCAGAATGATAGGTTAGTTCCATAGTGATGGGCTGATTCCAGAATAAGGAGCTGGTTCCAGAGTGAGTTAGTTGTAGAATGACAGCAATGTTTGTGTTAGACCACTAAATGATTAGTCAATGTTCTGAGGAAAAGGGATGCTCCTCTTAATGAAACAGAATGGTGGTGTAGAATTCATAGATACCAGGGATACAGTAGCCTCagattattggcacccttgataaagatgagcaaaaaagaatGTATAAAATAAAGAATACAAATTCTGAACTATATTGTatgcaatttttatttttattttatactaatacaatcgCTCAGAGAAGTAGATTTGGTTTAacaagtaaaacaaaacaaatctaaAAACTATAGGTGTCAACTATTGGCACCCCCAAAGATTCTTATTTTACTTTTTAATGTGAGTCTCAGTTTAAGGAACTATATTGTGGCCTTCCATGGCTTCCTGTGTAAAAATGAGATAACACACATGTAAAATCCATTTGTCATCCATCACCGGGCCCCCGagttgcgcagcggtctaaggcattgcagctcagggctagaggcatcactacagaccctggtttgagtctaagctgtatcacaaccggctgtgattggcagtcccatagggtggaacaattggcccagcatcatccgggttatgGTTTGggccgaggtaggccgtcattgtaaataagaatttgttatgtCACGATGAGTCtgcaggagggaggaggatgtcttccctgtaacgcacagtgttgagattgcctgcaatgacaacaagctcagtccgatgatgctgtgacaccgccccagaccatgacggaacctccacctccaaatcgatcctgttccagagtacaggcctcgatgtaacgctcattcctttgacgataaatgtAAATCCGAccttcacccctggtgagacaaaaccgcgacttgtcagtgaagataattttttgccagtcctatctggtccagcaacggtttgtgcccataggcaacgttgttgtcagggatgtctggtgaggacctgcctacaagccctcagtccagcctctcttatcctattgcggacagtctgagcactgatggagggattgtgcgttcctggtgtaactcgggcagttgttgccatcctgtacctgtcccgcaggtgtgatgttcggatgtgccgatcctgtgcaggtgttgttgcacatggtctgccactgcgaggatgatcagctgtccgtcctgtctccctgtagcgctgtcttaggcgtatcacagtacggacattgcaatttattgccctggccacatctacagtcctcatgcctccatgcagcatgcctaaggttcgttcacgcagatgagcagggaccctgggcatcttttttttgtgtgtttttcagagttagtagaaaggcctctttagtgtcctaagttttcataactgtgaccttaatttcttaccgtctgtaagctgttagtgtcttaccGACCGTTtcgcaggtgcatgttcatgaattgtttatggttcattgaacaagcatgggaaacagtgtttaaaccctttacaaggaagatctgtgaagttatttggatttttacgaattatctttgaaagacagtgtcctgaaaaagagacttttatttttttttagtttacctgctgtaaaatatggtggtagATCTTTTTTAATATGGCTGTTTCGCTTCCACTCGTCCtgaggcccttgttaaggtcaacggcatcatgaactctaccaagtaccaggacatttagCCAGAACCCTTGTtgtctctgccaggaggctgaaacttggccacaaagaaaaaacaaatccacaaagaaatggttaattgataACAAAATCCACATTTTGAAACGGCCATCTCAGGCCCTGGACTTGAACCCCAGCACAGACCAAAGGatttcaaggatctggaaagGTTCTGtgtggaggaatggtctaagatccttcCCAATGTGTTCTCAAATCTCATAAAACCTTATAGAAAAAGGACAAGTGCCCTTATCCTTGCAAGGGTGCACAATGTATTGGAAATGGGTGGCAATCATTTTTACGTATCTTAATATATATATTCTTTTAGCTTGTTAAAcaaaattattatatttttctctgagcaattgtattattataaaatataattttcaaATTTTTTCGAATAGGCCATACAATATtgttcagtatttgtattatttatgtgATACtgtcatttttgctcatctttattaaGGGTGTCAACAATTTTGGTGGTGACTGTATATCAGTGTTGGGCTCAATTCAGAATTTAATTGAGAATACTTTATACATTTCTATTCttgaattgaatttgaatttaAGCAGCAAACAGGATAAGAATTGCAATTTGAATTACAGGAAATACATTTGAATTAAGTGAAAttcaaagaa
Encoded here:
- the LOC139406727 gene encoding volume-regulated anion channel subunit LRRC8D-like, with product MFTLTEVAALNDIQPTYRILKPWWDVFMDYLGVVMLMLAIFSGTMQLTKDQVVCLPVLEPTPEDPSTFTTPQPEEGFGSGSGNGGSRVTLAAAPLMINDLPDSVIHFTQFGGVGQQPPPTGVRTNLDFQQYVFVNQMCYHVALPWYSKYFPYLALIHTIVLMVSSNFWFKYPKTSSKIEHFVGILGKCFESPWTTKALSETACEDSEENKQRLTGAHSLPKHFSTSSEEGSPNQSTPMLAKSGVKFTADKPVIEVPCMTILDKKDGEQAKALFEKVRKFRAHVEDSDLIYKLYVAQTVIKTVKFILILCYTMTFVASIDFDHVCEPDIKHLTGYSKFQCTHNMAFMLRKLLVSYISLVCIYGLICIYTLFWLFRRPLKEYSFEKVREESSFSDIPDVKNDFAFLLHMVDQYDQLYSKRFGVFLSEVSENKLREISLNHEWTFEKLRQHVTRNAQDKLELHLFMLSGLPDAVFDLTDLEILKLELIPEARITAKISQMINLQELHFYHCPAKVEQTAFSFLRDHLRCLHVKFTDVAEIPTWVYLLKSLRELYLVGNLNSENNKMIGLESLRDLRHLKILHLKSNLTKVPTNITDLSPHLIKLVVHNDGTKLLVLNSLKKMMNLAELELHNCELERIPHAIFSLTNLQELDLKSNNIRTIEEVISFQHLNRLICLKLWHNKIITIPLSISHIKNLESLYLSHNKLESLPVPLFNLLKLRYLDVSHNSIVVIPLEIGFMQNLQHFAITGNKVEVVPKQLFKCTKLKTLCLGHNCISVLPEKISNLVQLTNLELKGNCLDRLPAQLGQCHLLRRNCLVVEDHLFDSLPLDVKESINQEANVPFANGV